In Mauremys reevesii isolate NIE-2019 linkage group 8, ASM1616193v1, whole genome shotgun sequence, a single genomic region encodes these proteins:
- the LOC120370170 gene encoding LOW QUALITY PROTEIN: protocadherin alpha-13-like (The sequence of the model RefSeq protein was modified relative to this genomic sequence to represent the inferred CDS: deleted 2 bases in 1 codon), protein MALLRRDSLVTRQLLRLVLLHTAWEVGSGQVRYSVPEESKHGTFVGRLAQDLGLEAAELVSRMFRMVSSGRRDYFEVNLQSGVLFVNSRLDREELCGQSPLCAIDLEVIVDKPLRIFHVEVEIQDINDNAPVFPESKENLFILESRFPDSRFPLEGASDADIGTNSLLTYKLSPSEHFTVDMRTNDEKSKSLVLVLRKPLDREETPEHRLLLTATDGGKPELTGTVQLVITVLDVKDNAPVFNQSLYKVQLLENAPNGSLVIKLNATDSDEGIIKDIIYSVRSVTPLTESSMFSIDSKSGELRVNGKLDFEDTSCHEIQIEATDKNPHPLAGHCNVLVEVLDVNDIAPELAVTSLSLPVPEDAPPGTVLLASLISVSDRDSGDNGKVTCSIPPNLPFRLVSTFKNYHSLVLAEAVDRERVSEYKLVVTARDEGAPSLSASSSILVPIADVNDNAPAFPQPVYTVFVKENNPPGAHLLTVSASDPDLRENAFVSYWVVERSVGEQPLSSYISVHSESGHIYALQPFDYEELQVLQFQVSARDAGFPSLCGNVTVQLFVLDANDNVPAVSLAGSVGGSPGPELVPLSAGAGHVVGKIRAVDVDSGYNAWLRYEVQEPGAAGPFRVGVYSGEISTTRALEEADGPSQRLVILVKDHGEPALSATATVSLSLVESPQAVKWDSRPRGGSEGPLVDMNVSLMIAICSVSGLFVLVIVVYVGLRCRPGPEVMCGPGKATVVCSSEVGSWSYSQRQSRNLCVGEGTAKNDLMVFSPNFPPSSKIEGNWKREQLICDGQASEKKH, encoded by the exons ATGGCCCTTCTCCGGCGAGACTCCCTGGTAACCAGGCAGCTGCTGCGGCTGGTTCTGTTGCACACGGCCTGGGAGGTGGGCAGCGGCCAGGTCCGTTATTCCGTGCCGGAGGAATCCAAACACGGCACCTTTGTGGGCCGCCTGGCCCAGGACCTGGGGCTGGAGGCGGCGGAGCTGGTGTCGCGGATGTTCCGGATGGTCTCCAGCGGCAGGAGAGACTATTTTGAGGTAAATTTGCAGAGCGGCGTTTTGTTTGTTAATTCGCGACTAGACAGGGAAGAGCTGTGCGGCCAGAGCCCCCTGTGCGCCATTGACCTGGAGGTGATAGTGGACAAACCCCTGAGGATATTTCACGTGGAAGTGGAGATACAGGATATAAATGACAACGCTCCTGTGTTCCCTGAAAGTAAAGaaaatctgtttattttagaATCGAGATTCCCCGACTCACGTTTCCCGCTAGAGGGCGCTTCAGACGCAGATATTGGAACAAACTCTCTGCTAACCTATAAACTCAGCCCAAGCGAGCATTTTACTGTAGACATGCGAACGAATGATGAAAAAAGTAAATCGTTAGTCCTTGTATTAAGGAAACCACTGGACAGAGAGGAAACCCCTGAGCATCGTTTATTACTCACTGCCACAGACGGGGGCAAACCGGAGCTCACCGGCACAGTTCAGCTGGTGATCACGGTACTGGATGTGAAGGATAACGCGCCTGTATTTAATCAGTCACTTTATAAAGTCCAGTTACTAGAAAATGCTCCAAACGGATCACTAGTAATTAAACTAAACGCTACAGATTCGGATGAGGGAATAATTAAGGATATTATATATTCAGTTCGCAGTGTCACTCCGCTCACTGAAAGCTCCATGTTTAGCATAGATTCAAAGAGTGGTGAACTGAGAGTGAATGGAAAACTGGACTTCGAAGACACTagttgtc ACGAGATTCAAATCGAGGCTACAGATAAAAATCCGCATCCCTTGGCTGGGCACTGCAATGTTTTGGTGGAAGTGTTAGACGTGAACGATATCGCCCCTGAGCTGGCCGTGACTTCCCTTTCCCTGCCGGTGCCGGAGGACGCTCCCCCGGGGACA GTCTTATTAGCGTCTCTTATTAGCGTCTCTGACCGGGACTCGGGAGACAACGGCAAAGTCACCTGCTCCATCCCCCCGAACCTGCCCTTTCGGCTCGTCTCCACCTTTAAGAATTATCACTCGCTGGTGCTGGCGGAGGCCGTGGATCGGGAGCGAGTGTCTGAATATAAGCTCGTGGTGACAGCCAGAGACGAAGGGGCCCCGTCTCTGTCGgccagcagcagcattttggtgCCGATCGCTGATGTGAACGATAACGCCCCCGCTTTCCCTCAGCCCGTTTACACTGTGTTTGTGAAGGAAAACAACCCGCCCGGGGCCCATCTCTTGACCGTGTCGGCCTCGGACCCGGACCTGAGGGAAAACGCCTTTGTGAGCTACTGGGTGGTGGAGCGAAGCGTGGGAGAGCAGCCCCTGTCCAGCTACATCTCGGTGCACTCGGAGAGCGGGCACATCTATGCCCTGCAGCCCTTTGACTACGaggagctgcaagtgctgcagTTCCAGGTGAGCGCGAGGGACGCCGGGTTCCCGTCGCTGTGCGGGAACGTGACTGTGCAGCTCTTTGTCCTGGATGCAAATGACAACGTGCCCGCAGTGTCCTTGGCCGGCTCCGTCGGCGGCTCGCCCGGGCCCGAGCTGGTTCCGCTGTCGGCTGGCGCAGGGCACGTGGTGGGCAAGATCCGAGCGGTGGATGTGGATTCCGGCTACAACGCGTGGCTTCGCTACGAAGTGCAGGAGCCCGGGGCTGCGGGGCCTTTCCGGGTGGGTGTGTACAGCGGGGAGATCAGCACGACGCGGGCCTTGGAGGAGGCGGACGGCCCCAGCCAGAGACTCGTGATCCTGGTGAAGGACCATGGGGAGCCGGCGCTGTCAGCGACAGCCACTGTCAGCCTGTCCCTGGTGGAGAGTCCCCAGGCTGTGAAATGGGACTCGAGGCCAAGGGGCGGGAGCGAAGGGCCCTTGGTTGACATGAACGTGTCTTTAATGATCGCCATTTGCTCGGTGTCCGGGCTGTTTGTGCTGGTGATTGTCGTGTACGTTGGCCTGAGATGCCGCCCGGGTCCGGAAGTGATGTGCGGTCCTGGGAAAGCCACCGTGGTGTGCTCGAGCGAGGTGGGGAGTTGGTCCTATTCCCAGCGCCAGAGCCGGAACTTGTGTGTAGGGGAAGGCACCGCCAAGAATGACCTCATGGTTTTCAGCCCCAACTTCCCTCCCTCTTCGAAGATTGAGGGGAACTGGAAACGGGAGCAGCTAATCTGTGATGGACAG GCTTCAGAAAAGAAGCATTAG
- the LOC120370231 gene encoding protocadherin alpha-5-like, translated as MALLRRDSLVTRQLLRLVLLHTAWEVGSGQVRYSVPEESKHGTFVGRLAQDLGLEVAELVSRMVSSGRRDYFEVNLQSGVLFVNSRLDREELCGQSPLCAIDLEVIVDKPLRLFHVEVEIQDINDNAPAFSINELNLFISESRLPGSRFPLEGASDADIGTNSLLTYRLSSNEFFTLDVQKKNDKSKSSELVLRKSLDREEIPLHNLLLTATDGGKPELTGTVQLVITVLDVNDNAPVFGQSVYEVNLTENTTVGELVIKLNATDLDEGINKGIAYSFNTLTVLEVKDMFSIDSRSGEIRIKGELDFEGTKLYEIQVQATDEGQAPMVGHCKILVEVLDVNDNAPELAVTSLSLPVPEDAPPGTVVALISVSDRDSGDNGKVTCSIPPNLPFRLVSTFKNYHSLVLAEAVDRERVSEYKLVVTARDEGAPSLSASSSILVPIADVNDNAPAFPQPVYTVFVKENNPPGAHLLTVSASDPDLRENAFVSYWVVERSVGEQPLSSYISVHSESGHIYALQPFDYEELQVLQFQVSARDAGFPSLCGNVTVQLFVLDANDNAPAVSPAGSVGGSPGPELVPLSAGAGHVVGKIRAVDADSGYNAWLRYEVQEPGAAGPFRVGVYSGEISTTRALEEADGPSQRLVILVKDHGEPSLSATATVSLSLVESPQAVKWDSRPRGGSEGPLVDMNVSLMIAICSVSGLFVLVIVVYVGLRCHPGPEVMCGSGKATVVCSSEVGSWSYSQRQSRNLCVGEGTAKNDLMVFSPNFPNSAVNGEKEIRQELTSNSSGQFRPIRLWQDGSGQVILDGIVLQLPSSRMGLAATQDEFYLSNSHRHSSASAMAVFRGDSLVTRQLLRLVLLHTAWEVGSGQVRYSVPEESKHGTFVGRLAQDLGLEAAELVSRMFRMVSSGRRDYFEVNLQSGVLFVNSRLDREELCGQSPRCAIDLEVIVDKPLRIFHVEVEIQDINDNAPVFPVNEQNLSIAESLTLPGSRFPLEGASDADIGTNSLLTYKLSLNNYFTLDVQVKNYHSTLPELVLKKPLDREETPEHRLLLTATDGGKPELTGTVQLVITVLDANDNAPVFNQSVYEVSLLENAGHGTLVITLNASDLDEGINKDISYSFSNLLPFSVRKLFSIDADTGEIRLKGEVDYEVKTLYEIRVEARDKSPFPLTGHCNVLVEILDINDNAPELIITSHSLPVPEDAPPGTVVALISVSDRDSGNNGKVTCSIPPNLPFRLVSTFKNYHSLVLAEAVDRERVSEYKLVVTARDEGAPSLSASSSILVPIADVNDNAPAFPQPVYTVFVKENNPPGTHLLTVSASDPDLRENAFVSYWVVERSVGEQPLSSYISVHSESGHIYALQPFDYEELQVLQFQVSARDAGLPSLSGNVTVQLFVLDANDNAPAVSPAGSVGGSPGPELVPLSAGAGHVVGKIRAVDADSGYNAWLRYEVQEPGAAGPFRVGVYSGEISTTRALEEADGPSQRLVILVKDHGEPALSATATVSLSLVESPQAVKWDSRPRGGSEGPLVDMNVSLMIAICSVSGLFVLVIVVYVGLRCHPGPEVRCRPGKATVVCSSEVGSWSYSQRQSRNLCVGEGTAKNDLMVFSPNSSGNVSIEKPQQELTLKSSAAPKQPNPDWRYSASLRAGIQSAVHMEDAGVLRGGPGGPEQLWPTVSSATPEPEAGEVSPPVGAGVNSNSWTFKYGPGNPKQAGPGELPDKFIIPGSPAIISIRQEPPNSQTDKSDFITFGKKEETKKKKKKKKGNKTQEKKEKGNSTTDNSDQ; from the exons ATGGCCCTTCTCCGGCGAGACTCCCTGGTAACCAGGCAGCTGCTGCGGCTGGTTCTGTTGCACACAGCCTGGGAGGTGGGCAGCGGCCAGGTCCGTTATTCCGTGCCGGAGGAATCCAAACACGGCACCTTTGTGGGCCGCCTGGCCCAGgacctggggctggaggtggcgGAGCTGGTGTCTCGGATGGTCTCCAGCGGCAGGAGAGACTATTTTGAGGTAAATTTGCAGAGCGGCGTTTTGTTTGTTAATTCGCGACTAGACAGGGAAGAGCTGTGCGGCCAGAGCCCCCTGTGCGCCATTGACCTGGAGGTGATAGTGGACAAACCCCTGAGGCTATTTCACGTGGAAGTGGAGATACAGGATATCAATGACAATGCTCCTGCTTTCTCAATAAATGAATTAAATCTGTTTATATCAGAATCAAGACTGCCGGGTTCGCGTTTCCCACTAGAGGGCGCTTCTGACGCAGATATTGGTACAAACTCTCTGCTAACCTATAGACTGAGCTCTAATGAATTTTTCACTCTAGATGTACAAAAGAAAAACGACAAAAGCAAATCTTCTGAGCTAGTGTTAAGGAAGTCTCTTGATAGAGAGGAAATCCCTCTTCATAATTTATTACTTACGGCCACTGATGGGGGCAAACCGGAGCTCACCGGCACAGTTCAGCTGGTGATCACTGTGTTAGATGTGAATGATAACGCGCCTGTCTTTGGTCAATCCGTGTATGAGGTCAATTTAACGGAAAATACAACGGTTGGGGAGTTAGTCATCAAACTCAACGCCACCGATTTGGATGAGGGGATTAATAAGGGTATTGCATATTCCTTTAATACTCTTACTGTTCTCGAAGTAAAAGACATGTTCAGTATAGATTCTCGTAGTGGAGAAATTAGAATAAAAGGAGAATTGGATTTTGAAGGTACTAAATTATATGAAATTCAAGTCCAAGCTACAGATGAAGGTCAGGCTCCAATGGTCGGACATTGCAAAATTTTGGTGGAAGTGTTAGACGTGAACGATAACGCCCCTGAGCTGGCCGTGACTTCCCTTTCCCTGCCGGTGCCGGAGGACGCTCCCCCGGGGACAGTGGTGGCTCTTATTAGCGTCTCTGACCGGGACTCGGGAGACAACGGCAAAGTCACCTGCTCCATCCCCCCGAACCTGCCCTTTCGGCTCGTCTCCACCTTTAAGAATTATCACTCGCTGGTGCTGGCGGAGGCCGTGGATCGGGAGCGAGTGTCTGAATATAAGCTCGTGGTGACAGCCAGAGACGAAGGGGCCCCGTCTCTGTCGgccagcagcagcattttggtgCCGATCGCGGATGTGAACGATAACGCCCCCGCTTTCCCTCAGCCCGTTTACACGGTGTTTGTGAAGGAAAACAACCCGCCCGGGGCCCATCTCTTGACCGTGTCGGCCTCGGACCCGGACCTGAGGGAAAACGCCTTTGTGAGCTACTGGGTGGTGGAGCGAAGCGTGGGAGAGCAGCCCCTGTCCAGCTACATCTCGGTGCACTCGGAGAGCGGGCACATCTATGCCCTGCAGCCCTTTGACTACGaggagctgcaagtgctgcagTTCCAGGTGAGCGCGAGGGACGCCGGGTTCCCGTCGCTGTGCGGGAACGTGACTGTGCAGCTCTTTGTGCTGGATGCAAATGACAACGCGCCCGCAGTGTCCCCGGCCGGCTCCGTCGGCGGCTCGCCAGGGCCCGAGCTGGTTCCGCTGTCGGCCGGCGCAGGGCACGTGGTGGGCAAGATCCGAGCGGTGGATGCGGATTCCGGCTACAACGCGTGGCTTCGCTACGAAGTGCAGGAGCCCGGGGCTGCGGGGCCTTTCCGGGTGGGTGTGTACAGCGGGGAGATCAGCACGACGCGGGCCTTGGAGGAGGCGGACGGCCCCAGCCAGAGACTCGTGATCCTGGTGAAGGACCATGGGGAGCCGTCGCTGTCAGCGACAGCCACTGTCAGCCTGTCCCTGGTGGAGAGTCCCCAGGCTGTGAAATGGGACTCGAGGCCAAGGGGCGGGAGCGAAGGGCCCTTGGTTGACATGAACGTGTCTTTAATGATCGCCATTTGCTCGGTGTCCGGGCTGTTTGTGCTGGTGATTGTCGTGTACGTTGGCCTGAGATGCCACCCGGGTCCGGAAGTGATGTGCGGTTCTGGGAAAGCCACCGTGGTGTGCTCGAGCGAGGTGGGGAGTTGGTCCTATTCCCAGCGCCAGAGCCGGAACTTGTGTGTAGGGGAAGGCACCGCCAAGAATGACCTCATGGTTTTCAGTCCCAACTTCCCTAACTCTGCGGTGAACGGGGAGAAAGAGATACGGCAGGAGCTTACGTCGAATTCAAGTGGACAG TTCAGACCAATAAGGTT GTGGCAggatggctctggccaggtgATCTTGGATGGCATTGTGTTGCAGCTGCCAAGCTCTcgaatggggcttgcagctacacaGGAT GAATTTTATCTTTCAAACAGTCACCGGCACAGCTCCGCGTCAGCTATGGCTGTTTTCCGGGGAGACTCCCTGGTAACGAGGCAGCTGCTGCGGCTGGTTCTGTTGCACACGGCCTGGGAGGTGGGCAGCGGCCAGGTCCGTTATTCCGTGCCGGAGGAATCCAAACACGGCACCTTTGTGGGCCGCCTGGCCCAGGACCTGGGGCTGGAGGCGGCGGAGCTGGTGTCTCGCATGTTCCGGATGGTCTCCAGCGGCAGGAGAGACTATTTTGAGGTAAATTTGCAGAGCGGCGTTTTGTTTGTTAATTCGCGACTAGACAGGGAAGAGCTGtgcggccagagccccaggtgCGCCATTGACCTGGAGGTGATAGTGGACAAACCCCTGAGGATATTTCACGTGGAAGTGGAGATACAGGATATAAATGACAATGCTCCTGTGTTCCCCGTAAATGAGCAAAACCTGAGTATAGCAGAATCACTAACGCTTCCAGGTTCGCGCTTCCCTCTAGAGGGCGCTTCTGACGCAGATATTGGTACAAACTCTCTGCTAACCTATAAACTCAGCCTAAATAATTATTTCACTTTAGATGTGCAAGTAAAAAATTACCACAGTACATTGCCGGAACTTGTGCTTAAGAAACCTCTGGACAGAGAGGAAACCCCTGAGCATCGTTTATTACTCACCGCCACAGATGGGGGCAAACCGGAGCTCACCGGCACTGTTCAGCTGGTGATCACGGTGCTGGATGCGAATGATAACGCGCCTGTATTTAACCAGTCTGTTTATGAGGTGAGTTTGTTAGAAAATGCAGGTCATGGAACGTTAGTCATTACACTTAATGCCTCGGACTTGGACGAAGGAATTAATAAAGACATTTCATACTCCTTTAGTAATCTACTCCCATTCAGTGTGAGGAAATTATTCAGCATTGATGCTGATACTGGTGAGATCCGACTTAAAGGAGAAGTCGATTATGAAGTCAAAACCCTGTATGAAATTCGAGTGGAAGCCAGAGATAAAAGCCCATTTCCCTTGACCGGACATTGCAATGTTTTGGTGGAAATTTTGGACATTAACGATAATGCCCCCGAGTTAATAATAACGTCTCACTCTCTGCCGGTGCCGGAGGACGCTCCCCCGGGGACAGTGGTGGCTCTGATTAGTGTCTCTGACCGGGACTCGGGAAACAACGGCAAAGTCACCTGCTCCATCCCCCCGAACCTGCCCTTTCGGCTCGTCTCCACCTTTAAGAATTATCACTCGCTGGTGCTGGCGGAGGCCGTGGATCGGGAGCGAGTGTCTGAATATAAGCTCGTGGTGACAGCCAGAGACGAAGGGGCCCCGTCTCTGTCGgccagcagcagcattttggtgCCGATCGCGGATGTGAACGATAACGCCCCCGCTTTCCCTCAGCCCGTTTACACGGTGTTTGTGAAGGAAAACAACCCTCCCGGGACTCATCTCTTGACCGTGTCGGCCTCGGACCCGGACCTGAGGGAAAACGCCTTTGTGAGCTACTGGGTGGTGGAGCGAAGTGTGGGAGAGCAGCCCCTGTCCAGCTACATCTCGGTGCACTCGGAGAGCGGGCACATCTATGCCCTGCAGCCCTTTGACTACGaggagctgcaagtgctgcagTTCCAGGTGAGCGCGAGGGACGCCGGGTTGCCGTCGCTGTCCGGGAACGTGACTGTGCAGCTCTTTGTCCTGGATGCAAATGACAACGCGCCCGCAGTGTCCCCGGCCGGCTCCGTCGGCGGCTCGCCCGGGCCCGAGCTGGTTCCGCTGTCGGCCGGCGCAGGGCATGTGGTGGGCAAGATCCGAGCGGTGGATGCGGATTCCGGCTACAACGCGTGGCTTCGCTACGAAGTGCAGGAGCCCGGGGCTGCGGGGCCTTTCCGGGTGGGTGTGTACAGCGGGGAGATCAGCACGACGCGGGCCTTGGAGGAGGCGGACGGCCCCAGCCAGAGACTCGTGATCCTGGTGAAGGACCATGGGGAGCCGGCGCTGTCAGCGACAGCCACTGTCAGCCTGTCCCTGGTGGAGAGTCCCCAGGCTGTGAAATGGGACTCGAGGCCAAGGGGCGGGAGCGAAGGGCCCTTGGTTGACATGAACGTGTCTTTAATGATCGCCATTTGCTCGGTGTCCGGGCTGTTTGTGCTGGTGATTGTCGTGTACGTTGGTCTGAGATGCCACCCGGGTCCGGAAGTGAGGTGCAGGCCTGGGAAAGCCACCGTGGTGTGCTCGAGCGAGGTGGGGAGTTGGTCCTATTCCCAGCGCCAGAGCCGGAACTTGTGTGTAGGGGAAGGCACCGCCAAGAACGATCTCATGGTTTTCAGCCCCAACTCCTCGGGGAATGTGAGCATAGAGAAACCTCAACAGGAACTGACACTGAAGTCTTCTGCGGCG